The sequence below is a genomic window from Haematobia irritans isolate KBUSLIRL chromosome 3, ASM5000362v1, whole genome shotgun sequence.
CGAGCGGTCCCTTCTTTGAAGCCTGCTGCTTCGCAGCTTCCAAAGCCTTTTGTGCTTCCTTCTGTTTTTGCTTGAATGCCATATCCTCTTCGTCAAGCTCTTTGCTGTCCTTCTTTGGGGCTTTCAATGGTTTCTTCTTACCACCCTCACGGCCggacatttttgacaaacaaatctaaaaaatattttgatattaaattacattctattattaatattaaaatagtaaaagaaattatacacgcacgtttttcttataaatatgtaAAAGTTGGACCAATGTATAAGTAATAGAGGTGGAGATCTATCGATACTATTATCGAGCTACCATCGATAGCAACCAGATACGATAGTCCTTGACGTGCTATCGATAATTTGATTTTCACATCACCAAGATTCTAAAACAACGAGTTTCCACCATATAATCCAAATGCTAAACAAGCATCTAAATGTTTTGAAAATGAGCATTtgaatggaaaaaaatgaacttAAACACAGTAACAGAGACTAAAACTCGGGATACATTATTtgctttttaatataataattcgTTTTCCTATTGATGATGGTGTACGAGCGTTTTTGTTCTCAATCCAGGCAGTGTTTTTGTACTCAATCCAGGCAGAAATCGTGATAAAATATCACGATTTCATATTGAATTTCgacaattttcatcaatatacctCTTGCAATTTTACGCGTAGTAGCACTAttgatttttagaattttctgatttttatatattttttatggtgtttttttctgaaaaaaatctttcgCCTTCATTGCTCAAATGCTCTTAAATTGCCTGGCAAAGGGtaatactatgttcagttttccagaataaaagcaattttttccacggttactttttcgaatcaattaattttaaaagatgAAATTGTACAAAACCAATGCTTTAAATTATTTCCAtctaagttttaacaaaattgatgCTGATATACTCGCCATATAAATACTTttgaacttttaattaaaactttggtGGAAATCCCGAATATAGTACGTACTTTTACGTGACACCATTTCCACAAGAGAATACGATGTTCTCGTAATCTTCTGCATTGTTTTCAGAATGTAATGCAAAGAAAGAATTAAAATGTacatattttgaaagaaaacaaaactgtattattaatttataatttattactcttgtttaaaggccggtactatgttcattcttgcgaaaaatttttatagaaaccattattattattattactttatTGAGACTTTAGACAAACGAAGGGTTGATATAACCATATGTTAGCATTGTTTAACAATTGTTTTCTCTTAGAACTATATTTGTCTTGCTCTAATAAACGCTGATTATGACTAAAGCTACATACTGAACAGTCAAAACGCAACACTTCAAAAtgagtgtgttttttttttttgtgtgaaacaaTGCTTGCTCGCTGCATTTGCGGTATCATACAGAGCACTGTCTGTAAAAagaggaagaaaaaaaaacaaatatcctTAGTACTAGATAACACTTAAGACTAGAGAGGACAAAAACTACATTAAACGACATGTCTGAGGACATTCTTATGATGGTAACATTTATGATTAGGATTAGCGAAGTGTATGGGTAAGTTACATACATATTATTTGTGTTTTGGTTACTTAGTTAAACGTTTACATTACTTATTTAATGTTCTAAATTTCAGTCTTTATGGTTATTAGGTGTATATTGATGTTAAATAAcgtgtaaatttaatttcttgattgtCATATCTTAAATTCTAATATCACAGTGAAAAATTATTCAGCCTCTATGGGAGCCAGGTACGGTTTTTCTGAAGAAGTCTAACATGAATGGTGAGTTCGGATCTTCATTTATAATACCAATAGGTGAGAGATAGGAGGAGATATTCCA
It includes:
- the LOC142228405 gene encoding translation machinery-associated protein 7 homolog; amino-acid sequence: MSGREGGKKKPLKAPKKDSKELDEEDMAFKQKQKEAQKALEAAKQQASKKGPLVGGGIKKSGKK